A single window of Nicotiana sylvestris chromosome 5, ASM39365v2, whole genome shotgun sequence DNA harbors:
- the LOC104238546 gene encoding uncharacterized protein, giving the protein MKDDESIQDMHTRFTSIINELHSLGEIIPRNKPVRKILSVLPDSWESKVNVITEAKDLQKLTIDELIRNLKTYEMKKKKDHERRDPKKEKNMVLKIDNNDQVALAAWGGSSNESAEVDEQGDSYMMAVESEAAEYNSIFALMVEVDEDEEDDDDDEVNFPDVQRNLKSYSQKKLISLGNVLFDAYHNLINDKNALTMELREIENERDDLVVVVVDLKKTYESLKKEKDTLDKRITNIEHERDDLLAVVVDLKETIKELRRKSRHETTQKGKEVTSEGHLRLENELKSVKSSLCAEFERNRQLQEDLGKGPVKGSSQRWYIDSGCSKNMNGRTNDFLSLKYLQGGSVSFGNGKIGYILGVGRIGKSLTQSIENMYYVNGWK; this is encoded by the exons atgaaggatgatgagtcaaTTCAAGACATGCATACTCGCTTCACCTCTATCATCAATGAGCTTCATTCTCTAGGAGAGATTATTCCAAGGAACAAACCTGTTAGGAAAATACTCAGTGTATTACCTGATTCCTGGGAAAGCAAAGTTAATGTTATCACGGAGGCAAAGGATCTGCAAAAGCTGACCATTGATGAACTTATTCGCAATCTGAAGACTTatgagatgaagaagaagaaggatcaTGAGAGAAGAGATCCCAAAAAGGAGAAAAACATGGTCCTCAAGATAGACAACAACGATCAAGTG gctcttgctgcatggggagGGTCTTCCAACGAATCTGCAGAAGTTGATGAGCAAGGTGATAGCTATATGATGGCAGTAGAAAGTGAAGCAGCTGAGTATAACTCCATTTTTGCCCTAATGGTAGAAGTAGATGAGGATGAGGAAGATGACGATGATGATGAAGTAAACTTTCCAGATGTTCAAAGAAATTTGAAGTCTTATTCTCAAAAGAAGCTTATATCTTTGGGTAATGTTCTATTTGATGCATATCACAATCTTATTAACGATAAGAATGCTCTAACTATGGAACTAAGAGAAatagaaaatgagagagatgatCTAGTAGTTGTTGTGGTTGATCTAAAAAAGACCTATGAGagtttaaaaaaggaaaaagataccTTAGATAAGAGAATTACAAACATAGAGCATGAGAGAGATGACTTACTAGCCGTAGTTGTAGACCTAAAGGAAACAATTAAGGAACTAAGAAGGAAAAGTAGGCATGAGACCACTcaaaagggaaaagaagttacAAGTGAGGGACACcttaggcttgaaaatgagttaaaatcaGTGAAATCTAGTCTGTGTGCTGAATTTGAGAGAAACAGACAACTTCAGGAAGATCTAGGCAAA GGACCAGTGAAGGGAAGCAGCCAAAGATGGTATAtagatagtggctgctcaaagaaTATGAATGGAAGAACTAATGATTTCCTTTCACTCAAAtacctgcaaggagggagtgtatcctttggcaatggcaaAATAGGATACATTCTGGGAGTAGGAAGAATTGGGAAGTCTCTCACTCAGTCAATCGAGAACATGTACTATGTGAATGGGTGGAAGTAA
- the LOC104238544 gene encoding probable WRKY transcription factor 26 — protein MSSLPCRPAVLTIPPGISPAALLDSPVMFPNSVTPTETNVQQTLNSIELTNKQIPQQEEFTKKQNQFEQKGVFISNIIPSSSDDGFTWRKYGQKRVKGSNFPRSYYKCTQQSCPVRKKVECAPNGQVIEIVYNGAHNHPKTQSIRQPSMDNSYAVRDVKEIGQENASVWRNQQFECNKNITNHSANGLKRTSSASVLTEVSDPMSTNPKSMNVFESAGTPELSSTLTSYDGDDGDWATQEGTFLGDDVNEYELETKRRKKKSYSAEPSLLSRTVREPKVVLQVESDIDILEDGYRWRKYGQKVVKGNPNPRSYYKCTNAGCIVRKHVERASDNLKSVITTYEGKHNHEVPSTNKTNGVPGHIRSASTLNGQPNCMTSRKSVKGSNCRMQVQDLPFPFERKPFVGSEYLRPSFVGSYLGDLSFGACSLQLPNFPLPLPLPSRMSFPARLNEPPLGDFHLNNHHLLPNGASNSFLAVGNMQHINDDNNNSSLLKAKEEIQWT, from the exons ATGTCGTCACTCCCTTGTCGGCCGGCTGTCCTAACGATACCTCCCGGCATTAGTCCGGCAGCATTGCTTGATTCTCCGGTGATGTTTCCAAATTCAGTG ACACCTACTGAAACAAATGTACAACAAACTTTGAACAGCATTGagttaacaaataaacaaatccctcAGCAAGAAGAATTTACCAAGAAACAAAACCAATTTGAACAGAAGGGTGTTTTTATTTCTAACATTATTCCTAGCAGTTCAGATGATGGATTCACATGGAGAAAGTACGGACAAAAGCGCGTAAAAGGGAGTAATTTTCCAAGAAGTTACTATAAATGTACTCAGCAAAGTTGTCCTGTTAGGAAAAAAGTAGAGTGTGCACCAAATGGACAGGTTATAGAAATTGTCTACAATGGTGCTCATAATCACCCAAAAACTCAATCTATTCGACAACCAAGTATGGATAATTCTTATGCTGTTAGGGACGTGAAGGAAATAGGCCAAGAAAATGCATCAGTTTGGAGAAATCAgcaatttgagtgtaataagaaTATTACAAATCACAGTGCTAATGGTCTAAAAAGAACATCCTCTGCATCTGTCTTGACTGAAGTTTCTGATCCAATGTCAACCAATCCAAAATCCATGAATGTGTTTGAATCAGCTGGAACTCCTGAGCTTTCTTCTACACTTACTAGTTATGATGGCGACGATGGAGATTGGGCCACTCAAGAAGGTACTTTCCTTGGTGATGATGTCAATGAGTATGAATTAGAGACAAAAAGAAG GAAGAAAAAAAGTTATTCAGCCGAACCGAGTTTACTATCAAGAACAGTGAGAGAACCAAAAGTAGTCCTCCAGGTAGAGAGTGACATCGATATTCTTGAAGATGGCTATCGCTGGAGAAAATATGGCCAAAAAGTTGTCAAAGGGAACCCAAACCCCAG GAGCTACTATAAATGTACCAATGCTGGATGCATAGTGAGAAAGCACGTGGAAAGGGCTTCAGATAACTTAAAATCAGTAATCACAACATATGAGGGAAAACACAACCATGAAGTGCCTTCAACAAACAAGACAAATGGTGTTCCCGGACACATTCGTTCAGCATCCACGTTGAACGGGCAACCTAATTGCATGACATCTCGAAAAAGTGTCAAAGGTTCAAATTGCAGAATGCAAGTTCAAGATCTTCCATTTCCATTCGAACGAAAACCTTTCGTTGGAAGTGAATATTTAAGGCCAAGTTTTGTTGGAAGTTACCTCGGAGACTTGAGTTTTGGAGCTTGTTCATTGCAACTTCCGAATTTTCCATTGCCATTGCCATTGCCATCGCGAATGAGTTTTCCTGCAAGATTAAACGAGCCTCCTCTTGGTGACTTTCATTTGAATAACCATCACTTACTGCCAAATGGCGCATCCAATTCTTTTCTTGCAGTTGGGAATATGCAACATATTAACGATGACAACAATAATTCAAGTCTCCTTAAAGCCAAAGAGGAGATTCAGTGGACCTAG